The following proteins are encoded in a genomic region of Ammospiza caudacuta isolate bAmmCau1 chromosome 13, bAmmCau1.pri, whole genome shotgun sequence:
- the DPEP1 gene encoding dipeptidase 1 isoform X2, with translation MPGGSVWVLVLALALPSTGQQHLQEAERIMSTTPVIDGHNDLPWQLLRKFYNQLRLPAANLTLLNDTHTNIPKLRQGHVGGQFWSVYVPCETQNKDAVRRTLEQMDVVQRMCDLYPETFLCVTDSSGIREAFRTGKVASLIGVEGGHSIDSSLGVLRTLYRLGARYMTLTHSCNTPWADNWLVDTNDEEPVHHGLSPFGKMVVEEMNRLGMMVDLAHVSVDTMKMVLNISKAPVIFSHSSAYSLCQHRRNVPDDVLQLVASTGSLVMVNFYNAYVTCSEKAQLSDVADHMDYVKKVAGAQAVGFGGDYDGVSGVPTGLEDVSKYPMLVAELLARNWTEQEVKGALAENLLRVLSRVEEVKRSLQGTAPLETPIAFEELERSCRTSYGYSNGAGTARAPPAALAPPLALALLLALLS, from the exons gcacaacgacctgccctggcagctcctccgCAAGTTCTACAACCAGCTGAGGCTGCCAGCAGCCAACCTGACCCTGCTGAACGACACCCACACCAACATCCCCAAACTGCGCCAGGGCCACGTGGGCGGGCAG TTCTGGTCGGTGTACGTGCCCTGCGAGACGCAGAACAAGGACGCGGTGAGGCGCACGCTGGAGCAGATGGACGTGGTGCAGCGCATGTGTGACCTGTACCCAGAGACCTTCCTCTGTGTCACCGACAGCAGCG GCATCCGGGAGGCGTTCCGGACCGGGAAGGTGGCCAGCCTGATCGGGGTGGAGGGCGGCCACTCCATCGACAGCAGCCTGGGCGTCCTGCGCACCCTGTACCGCCTGGGTGCCCGCTACATGACCCTCACCCACAGCTGCAACACCCCCTG GGCTGACAACTGGCTGGTGGACACCAACGATGAGGAACCTGTGCACCACGGCCTCTCACCCTTTGGGAAG atgGTGGTGGAGGAGATGAACCGCCTGGGCATGATGGTGGACCTGGCCCACGTCTCAGTGGACACCATGAAGATGGTGCTGAACATCTCCAAGGCCCCCGTCATCTTCAGCCACTCCTCTGCCTACAGCCTCTGCCAGCACCGCCGCAACGTGCCCGACGACGTGCTGCAGCTGGTG gccTCCACGGGCAGCTTGGTGATGGTCAACTTCTACAACGCCTACGTGACCTGCAGCGAGAAGGCGCAGCTGTCGGACGTGGCAG ACCACATGGACTATGTGAAGAAGGTGGCCGGTGCCCAGGCTGTCGGCTTCGGGGGGGACTACGACGGGGTCTCAGG ggtcCCCACCGGCCTGGAGGACGTCTCCAAGTATCCCATGCTGGTGGCCGAGCTGCTGGCGAGGAACTGGACGGAGCAGGAGGTGAAGGGAGCCCTGGCTGAGAACCTGCTCCGGGTCCTCAGCAGAGTGGAGGAG GTGAagaggagcctgcagggcacGGCTCCCCTCGAGACCCCCATCGCCTTCGAGGAGCTGGAGAGGTCGTGCAGAACCAGCTACGGCTACTCCAACGGCGCGGGCACCGCCCGGGCACCGCCCGCAGCCCTGGCACCGCCGCTGGCCCTGGcgctgctcctggccctgctctcctAG